A region of Prochlorococcus marinus subsp. pastoris str. CCMP1986 DNA encodes the following proteins:
- the chlP gene encoding geranylgeranyl reductase has translation MLRVAVIGGGPSGSCAAEILAKSGIKTWLFERKLDNAKPCGGAIPLCMVEEFDLPETIIDRKVRHMKMISPSNREVDISLDNVYGKSDNEYIGMCRREVMDAFMRNRASELGATLINGLVTSIDTGNDNQGPYKLSYSDFSSGDKKGELKELTVDLLIGADGANSRVAKAMDAGDYKVAIAFQERIKLPKEEMSYYEDLAEMYVGTDVSPDFYGWVFPKYDHVAVGTGTMQKNQSLIKGLQEGVRNRAKKRLVNGEVIKVEAHPIPEHPRPRRVVGRMALVGDAAGYVTKSSGEGIYFAAKSGRMCAEEIVEASKNGQEIPSEKDLKNYLKKWDKKYGTTYKVLEILQNIFYRNDSAREAFVEMCDDMDVQRLTFDSYLYKRVVAMKPLQQIKLTMLTLGSILRGKALAPLKYKPVNSAVREEKEVEKMLKNYSIKGGIKVKN, from the coding sequence ATGTTGAGAGTTGCTGTTATCGGTGGAGGACCAAGTGGTTCATGTGCTGCTGAAATACTTGCTAAATCTGGTATAAAAACTTGGCTTTTTGAAAGAAAATTAGATAATGCAAAACCTTGTGGAGGAGCCATTCCTCTTTGTATGGTTGAGGAATTTGACTTGCCAGAAACTATTATAGATAGAAAAGTAAGACATATGAAAATGATATCTCCCTCTAATAGAGAAGTTGATATTAGCTTGGATAATGTTTATGGCAAAAGTGATAATGAATATATAGGAATGTGCAGAAGAGAGGTAATGGATGCATTTATGAGAAACAGAGCTTCTGAACTTGGGGCAACATTAATTAATGGATTAGTTACTTCAATTGATACTGGGAATGATAATCAAGGTCCATACAAACTTTCATATTCAGATTTTTCTTCTGGAGACAAGAAAGGAGAACTTAAAGAGTTAACTGTAGATCTCTTAATAGGAGCTGACGGGGCCAACAGCAGAGTTGCTAAAGCTATGGATGCTGGCGATTACAAAGTAGCAATTGCATTCCAAGAAAGAATTAAATTGCCTAAAGAAGAAATGAGTTACTACGAAGATCTCGCGGAGATGTATGTAGGAACAGATGTTTCTCCTGATTTTTATGGTTGGGTATTTCCTAAATATGATCATGTCGCAGTCGGGACAGGTACAATGCAAAAAAACCAATCCTTAATAAAAGGCCTTCAAGAAGGAGTAAGGAATAGAGCAAAAAAAAGGCTTGTGAATGGTGAAGTTATAAAAGTTGAAGCACATCCTATTCCTGAGCATCCAAGACCTCGAAGAGTTGTAGGTAGAATGGCTCTGGTAGGAGATGCAGCAGGTTATGTAACAAAAAGCTCTGGAGAAGGTATTTATTTTGCTGCTAAAAGTGGAAGAATGTGTGCTGAAGAAATAGTTGAAGCTTCAAAAAATGGGCAAGAAATTCCATCAGAAAAAGATTTAAAAAATTATTTAAAAAAATGGGACAAAAAATATGGAACAACTTACAAGGTACTAGAAATTCTTCAAAATATTTTTTATAGAAATGATTCGGCTAGAGAAGCTTTTGTAGAAATGTGTGATGACATGGATGTTCAAAGACTCACTTTTGATAGTTACCTGTATAAACGAGTTGTTGCGATGAAACCCCTTCAGCAAATTAAACTTACCATGCTTACTCTTGGATCAATTTTAAGAGGAAAAGCACTAGCACCACTAAAGTATAAACCAGTTAATAGTGCTGTAAGAGAAGAAAAAGAAGTTGAAAAAATGTTAAAGAACTATTCAATTAAAGGTGGAATTAAAGTTAAGAATTAA
- the recG gene encoding ATP-dependent DNA helicase RecG, translated as MTNNEEYINLIKDWIRPLQKALTLESENRFTNLLGKKQYFNDYLNKSLSNLNNLKLTNEFIKLFGEFSSKYSEYNDLDIKQRKRLVIDTRKGLLKLGKSINLNYSNKYTDSYYSKNIDSNLSLNSDIGLIKSIGKINKNKLNELGIYCIKDIINYFPRTYLDYTNRVKIINLKPDNLYTCIATVKKFYIYKSSNNSNLSIMNIVIFDETSSIKVTKFFLGKRFRSYSFFSSQKSLYIPGTKLAISGKVKLSEYGKNFVDPQIEILNTNEESFNFSGKIMPLYSLSESFSNLSFIRLIKRVIIYSKQYPDILNQKQLNFLSLVSKSDSLINIHLPVNQNALIESKKRLVFDELFLLQMKFLLRKRKNNKKLTIQKSIKKNFLLKDFLNKVPFQLTKSQEKVLDEIKSDLSDLTPMSRLLQGDVGSGKTIIAIATLLIELEKDQQGALMVPTEVLATQHYKNLIQFLNPLLVSVELLTGNTPQKKRKEILTNLKNGMVDILVGTHALFEDKVVFNSLGMVVIDEQHRFGVTQRNRLLNKGDNTNLLSMTATPIPRTLALSLYGDLDISQITELPPGRVPITTKIISEEELNKLFKRVENEIDKGKQAYVILPLIEDSEKMNLSSAKKIYQYLSEEIFLKNKVGLLHGKLNSEEKNNVINSFVNNEVNILVSTTVIEVGIDVPNASIMIIYNSERFGLSQLHQLRGRVGRGSQKSFCYLVTSENNGLENKRLRVLEKSNDGFYIAEKDLELRGPGQLLGYKQSGLPDFVLDNLPNNKVLIEKAREEAQRVLKEDPDLRENILLKDLLIDNSNNKFIHDFLN; from the coding sequence GTGACTAATAATGAAGAATATATTAATTTAATTAAGGATTGGATTAGACCACTTCAAAAAGCTCTTACGCTTGAATCAGAAAATAGATTTACTAATTTACTAGGAAAAAAACAATATTTTAATGATTATTTAAATAAGTCATTAAGTAATTTAAATAATTTGAAATTAACTAATGAATTTATTAAATTATTTGGTGAATTCTCAAGTAAATATTCTGAATATAATGACTTAGACATCAAACAAAGAAAAAGATTAGTAATTGATACTAGAAAAGGTCTACTGAAATTGGGTAAATCTATTAATTTAAATTATTCTAATAAATATACAGATAGTTATTATTCAAAAAACATAGATTCTAATCTATCCTTAAACTCAGACATTGGGTTAATAAAAAGTATTGGCAAGATTAATAAAAATAAGTTAAATGAATTAGGTATATATTGTATAAAAGACATAATTAATTATTTTCCACGAACTTATCTAGATTATACAAATAGAGTTAAAATAATTAATTTAAAACCTGATAATCTATATACCTGTATTGCAACTGTAAAAAAGTTTTACATTTATAAGAGTTCAAACAATAGTAATTTATCAATAATGAATATAGTGATATTTGATGAGACCTCCTCAATAAAAGTCACGAAATTTTTTTTAGGCAAGAGATTTAGATCTTATTCTTTTTTTTCTTCTCAGAAATCACTATATATTCCAGGTACTAAATTAGCGATATCTGGTAAAGTCAAATTATCTGAGTATGGAAAAAATTTTGTAGACCCGCAGATAGAAATTTTAAATACAAATGAAGAATCTTTTAATTTCTCTGGTAAGATTATGCCTTTATATTCGCTATCAGAATCATTCTCAAATTTAAGTTTTATAAGATTAATTAAAAGAGTAATTATTTATTCAAAACAATATCCAGATATACTCAATCAAAAACAACTTAACTTTTTATCTTTAGTTTCAAAAAGTGATTCTTTAATAAATATTCATTTACCTGTAAATCAGAATGCTTTGATAGAGTCAAAAAAACGATTAGTTTTCGATGAACTATTTCTATTGCAAATGAAGTTTTTATTAAGAAAAAGGAAGAATAATAAAAAATTAACTATTCAAAAATCTATTAAAAAGAATTTTTTACTTAAAGATTTTTTAAATAAAGTTCCTTTTCAATTAACAAAATCTCAGGAAAAAGTACTTGATGAAATTAAATCTGATTTATCAGATTTAACACCTATGTCGAGACTACTGCAAGGAGATGTTGGCAGTGGTAAAACTATTATTGCAATCGCAACTCTTTTAATTGAACTTGAAAAAGATCAACAAGGTGCATTAATGGTTCCGACTGAAGTACTTGCCACACAGCACTATAAAAATTTAATACAATTCTTGAACCCACTTTTAGTTTCTGTAGAACTTCTTACAGGTAATACCCCACAGAAAAAGAGAAAAGAAATACTTACAAACTTAAAAAATGGAATGGTAGATATTCTCGTAGGTACGCATGCATTATTTGAAGATAAAGTAGTTTTTAATTCATTAGGGATGGTAGTCATAGATGAACAGCATAGGTTTGGTGTTACACAAAGAAATCGATTACTTAACAAAGGAGATAATACTAATTTATTATCAATGACAGCTACTCCCATACCTAGGACTCTCGCGTTGTCACTATATGGTGATTTAGATATTAGTCAGATTACAGAACTCCCTCCAGGAAGAGTCCCAATAACAACAAAAATTATTTCAGAAGAAGAGTTAAATAAACTATTTAAACGTGTTGAGAATGAGATAGATAAAGGGAAGCAAGCTTATGTAATTTTGCCATTAATTGAAGATTCTGAAAAAATGAATTTAAGTTCTGCAAAAAAGATTTATCAATATTTATCAGAGGAAATTTTTTTAAAAAATAAGGTTGGACTATTACATGGAAAATTAAATTCTGAAGAGAAGAATAATGTCATTAATTCTTTTGTAAATAATGAAGTAAATATATTGGTCTCTACCACAGTTATTGAGGTAGGAATTGATGTGCCTAATGCTTCAATTATGATTATTTATAATTCAGAAAGATTTGGTTTGTCTCAATTACACCAGTTACGAGGGAGAGTTGGGAGAGGATCCCAAAAATCATTTTGTTACTTAGTGACTTCTGAAAATAATGGATTAGAAAATAAAAGGTTACGTGTATTAGAAAAATCTAATGATGGTTTTTATATCGCGGAAAAAGACTTGGAACTTAGAGGTCCTGGCCAACTCTTGGGATATAAGCAGTCGGGATTACCCGATTTTGTATTGGATAACTTACCAAATAATAAAGTTTTAATTGAAAAGGCTAGAGAAGAGGCTCAAAGGGTATTAAAGGAAGATCCTGACTTAAGAGAAAATATTTTATTAAAAGATTTGCTAATAGATAATTCTAACAATAAATTTATTCATGACTTCTTAAATTAA
- the glyS gene encoding glycine--tRNA ligase subunit beta: MSKYLLEIGTEELPSKFSHSVINQINSLIEFEFDKKIIKFNNIICTSTPRRIVLFLEGLVDHADDKTVIRKGPKANSAFLNGIPTNAAIGFANSLGITIDDLEIRETEKGEFVFGTKIEKGESTRSSLSSIIPKVIKNLQGPRFMKWGGGSFKFSRPIRWIVSLYNDEILDFEFNECDPKISIGNTSKSHRLINKVIEIHSPDNYFELMAKNGVFVKREERKKEIVNLINQESQLVNLEPDLSDNLLNELTDLVESANLLTSNFDKQFLNLPVEVLSTVMKNHQRYIPLLKKNKTFSKLDLSSEKVISTNFFVLSNGLRESNNIISKGNEKVLRARFSDAKFFVESDKKVSSKERNEKLKTVSYLKGMGNVFQRVKRIEATSEKILNYLNDQSLDTEKIKEAAKYCKNDLCSEIVYEFPELQGIMAGKYLRNEGFSKEICMAVAEHYLPGFYKDDLPSTKYGAIISISDKIETLISIFISGKRPSGSSDPYALRRNLNGVILIIWQFEFDLDLENIFEELLEYWKISLSNLKFVKEKVLNDLIEFTNQRIVSHLDELSISKDLIKATCFIDLSAERKIMNILDLKNRINTINNLKGTPNFSEIQKVISRVSKLAESGNLKTTIFSHKYYVNPDLFEKQCENKVFEFIKELEEIIKLSNWDYFQLFKLFEDNSNNLNELFDNEKGVLIMTENLEIRNNRLNLLGLVRNYSLKIADFTLFNS, encoded by the coding sequence TTGTCTAAATATTTACTTGAGATAGGAACAGAAGAGTTACCATCAAAATTTTCTCATTCTGTAATAAACCAAATCAACTCTCTTATAGAATTTGAATTTGATAAGAAAATTATCAAATTTAATAATATTATTTGCACATCCACACCAAGAAGAATAGTTCTATTTCTAGAGGGATTAGTTGATCATGCGGATGATAAGACAGTAATAAGAAAAGGTCCAAAAGCTAATTCTGCATTTCTTAATGGCATACCAACTAATGCTGCTATAGGTTTTGCAAATAGTTTAGGAATTACTATAGATGACTTAGAAATAAGAGAAACAGAAAAGGGTGAGTTTGTATTTGGAACAAAAATTGAGAAAGGAGAATCTACAAGATCTTCTTTATCTTCAATAATCCCTAAAGTAATAAAAAATTTGCAAGGCCCTCGTTTTATGAAATGGGGAGGTGGAAGCTTTAAATTTTCAAGACCAATCAGATGGATAGTCTCACTCTACAACGATGAAATTCTTGATTTTGAATTTAATGAATGTGATCCTAAGATTTCCATAGGCAATACATCAAAAAGTCATAGATTAATTAATAAAGTTATTGAAATACATTCTCCAGATAATTATTTTGAATTAATGGCTAAGAATGGAGTTTTTGTTAAAAGAGAAGAAAGAAAAAAAGAAATTGTTAATCTCATAAATCAGGAATCTCAATTGGTGAATTTAGAGCCTGATCTTTCTGATAATTTACTTAACGAATTAACTGATTTAGTTGAGTCTGCTAATTTATTAACTAGTAACTTTGATAAGCAATTTCTTAATTTGCCTGTTGAGGTTCTCTCAACTGTAATGAAAAATCACCAAAGATATATTCCTCTTCTTAAAAAAAATAAAACATTTTCTAAATTAGATTTGAGTTCTGAAAAAGTTATAAGTACAAATTTCTTTGTGTTATCAAATGGTCTTAGAGAATCTAATAATATTATTTCTAAGGGAAATGAAAAAGTCTTAAGGGCTAGATTCTCTGATGCGAAGTTTTTTGTAGAGAGTGACAAAAAAGTTTCTTCTAAAGAAAGGAATGAAAAACTTAAAACTGTTTCTTATTTGAAAGGTATGGGTAATGTTTTTCAGAGAGTAAAACGAATTGAGGCTACCTCAGAAAAGATACTTAATTATTTGAATGATCAATCTTTAGATACTGAAAAAATTAAAGAAGCTGCAAAGTACTGTAAAAACGATTTGTGTAGTGAAATTGTTTATGAATTTCCTGAATTGCAAGGGATAATGGCGGGGAAATATTTACGTAATGAAGGTTTTAGCAAAGAAATTTGTATGGCTGTAGCAGAACATTATTTGCCTGGTTTTTATAAAGATGATTTACCCTCTACAAAATATGGAGCTATTATTTCTATCTCTGACAAAATAGAAACTTTGATAAGCATATTTATATCTGGGAAAAGACCAAGTGGTTCATCTGACCCATATGCACTAAGAAGAAATTTAAATGGGGTTATTCTAATTATTTGGCAATTTGAATTTGATTTGGATCTTGAAAATATTTTTGAGGAACTTCTTGAATATTGGAAAATTTCACTATCAAATTTGAAATTCGTGAAAGAAAAAGTTTTAAATGACTTAATTGAATTTACTAATCAAAGAATCGTAAGCCATCTTGATGAATTATCAATCAGTAAAGATCTAATTAAAGCCACTTGTTTTATTGATTTATCAGCTGAAAGAAAAATAATGAATATTTTGGATTTAAAAAATAGAATTAATACTATTAACAATCTTAAAGGGACACCAAATTTTTCTGAAATTCAAAAAGTTATCTCGAGAGTTAGTAAATTGGCTGAAAGTGGAAATCTTAAAACAACAATTTTTTCACACAAATATTATGTAAATCCAGATCTGTTCGAAAAACAATGTGAAAATAAAGTATTTGAATTCATCAAAGAATTAGAAGAAATTATTAAATTAAGTAATTGGGATTATTTTCAACTATTTAAATTGTTCGAGGATAATTCTAATAATCTTAATGAACTTTTTGATAACGAAAAGGGTGTTCTAATAATGACAGAAAATCTTGAAATTAGAAATAATCGTCTCAATTTATTAGGTTTGGTAAGGAACTACTCTTTAAAAATTGCTGACTTTACCCTTTTTAATTCTTAA
- a CDS encoding NADPH-dependent assimilatory sulfite reductase hemoprotein subunit: protein MIKVEKVKKKKEIAKQEIVCLANGLEVSKFENFKKGSEFLKEPLASELKNESDHFTNDAVQLLKFHGSYQQDNRENRKPGKSKDWQMMLRLRSPGGEIPGNLFLSLDELSDKLGNGTLRVTTRQAFQMHGIRKDNLKEVIKSIVNSMGSTLAACGDINRNVMAPAAPFETAEYITARTLAVKVADLLTPMAGQGTFLELWADGDLEYTIKPDKEIEENRKLQFKENVFSGTKKEPLYGSTYLPRKFKCAVTVPGDNSVDLLTNDIGIVAFTSKEGSFEGCNFYIGGGMGRTHNNEETFARIADPLGYVENKDTYELIQSIVAIQRDYGDRKSRKNSRMKYLLHRKGIKWFKKILSDKYFRKEIKPLRKEPENKLIDYLGWHKQNEDYFFVGLPLLSGRLSGKKKSLIRDLVKENDLYLRLTPNQDILLCNIPNKNKSKIKKALKKIGYDNLNDINEIQRHALACPALPLCGLAMTEAERILPEVLTRIENLLTDMNIEKTILFRMTGCPNGCTRPYMAELALVGSGQNKYQLWLGGSKNLQRLAKPYLQRMELDDLERTIQPLLELWKKSSAEKDFGDFINNQTESFITNLLSEIN, encoded by the coding sequence TTGATCAAGGTTGAAAAAGTAAAAAAGAAAAAAGAGATCGCGAAACAAGAGATAGTTTGTTTGGCAAATGGTCTAGAGGTTTCTAAATTTGAAAATTTCAAGAAAGGCAGCGAATTTCTCAAGGAGCCACTTGCAAGCGAATTAAAAAACGAAAGCGATCATTTTACTAATGATGCCGTTCAATTGTTAAAATTCCATGGAAGTTATCAACAAGATAATAGAGAGAATAGAAAACCTGGTAAAAGTAAAGATTGGCAGATGATGCTTAGACTAAGAAGTCCAGGTGGGGAAATCCCAGGAAATTTATTTCTATCTCTAGATGAGTTATCTGATAAGCTTGGAAATGGCACACTCAGGGTGACAACTAGACAAGCCTTCCAAATGCATGGGATCAGAAAAGATAATTTGAAGGAAGTAATTAAATCTATTGTAAATTCCATGGGCTCGACTTTAGCTGCCTGTGGGGACATCAATAGAAACGTCATGGCTCCAGCCGCACCTTTTGAAACAGCAGAATACATAACCGCAAGAACATTAGCAGTAAAAGTTGCTGATCTTTTAACACCTATGGCCGGGCAAGGAACCTTTTTAGAGCTATGGGCTGACGGGGATTTGGAATACACGATAAAACCAGATAAAGAGATTGAAGAGAATAGGAAATTACAGTTCAAAGAGAATGTTTTTAGCGGGACTAAAAAAGAACCTCTATATGGATCAACCTACTTACCAAGAAAGTTTAAATGTGCTGTTACCGTACCAGGTGATAATTCAGTTGACCTTCTCACTAATGATATTGGAATAGTTGCGTTCACCTCAAAAGAAGGATCATTCGAAGGATGTAATTTTTACATCGGTGGAGGTATGGGGCGAACTCATAATAATGAAGAGACCTTTGCAAGAATTGCAGATCCACTTGGTTATGTTGAAAATAAAGACACATATGAACTAATCCAAAGTATCGTTGCCATTCAAAGAGATTATGGAGATAGGAAATCAAGGAAAAATTCCAGAATGAAATACCTTTTGCATAGAAAAGGTATTAAATGGTTTAAAAAAATACTTTCAGATAAATACTTTAGAAAAGAAATTAAGCCTTTAAGAAAAGAACCAGAGAATAAATTAATTGATTATCTAGGTTGGCATAAACAAAATGAAGATTATTTTTTTGTTGGACTACCTTTATTATCAGGAAGGCTTTCTGGAAAGAAGAAATCATTAATAAGAGATCTTGTTAAAGAAAATGACCTTTATTTAAGACTTACTCCTAATCAAGATATTTTGCTTTGTAATATCCCCAATAAAAACAAAAGCAAAATTAAAAAGGCCTTAAAAAAGATCGGATATGACAATCTTAATGATATCAATGAAATTCAAAGACACGCTCTAGCTTGTCCAGCACTTCCTCTTTGTGGTCTAGCCATGACCGAAGCTGAAAGAATTTTACCTGAAGTTCTAACTAGAATAGAAAACCTATTAACTGATATGAATATAGAAAAGACAATATTATTTAGAATGACAGGATGTCCTAATGGATGTACAAGACCTTATATGGCAGAATTAGCTCTTGTTGGGAGTGGGCAGAATAAATATCAACTATGGTTGGGGGGAAGTAAAAACCTTCAAAGATTAGCTAAACCATATTTGCAAAGAATGGAACTTGATGATTTAGAAAGAACCATTCAACCTTTATTAGAATTATGGAAAAAAAGCAGCGCCGAAAAAGATTTTGGGGATTTTATTAACAATCAAACGGAATCTTTCATTACAAATTTACTAAGCGAGATAAATTAA
- a CDS encoding M15 family metallopeptidase translates to MKIWNEIPIEENKEKLIAIPSCFKFINPHPYYDLGAPYNEKKSIWRLREEVVKRLIKVNDFLKLKNNSLSLLIYDSWRPIEVQKFMFNRAFILECERLDIDASEKDMERYPIVKKNVEKFWAYPSFDERCPPPHSTGGALDITLADMYGNIIYMGSNIDQMDDKSKPDFYNNIDNEDAIIWNDRRKLLKEIMIKFEFAQHPNEWWHFSYGDQLWAWKNRKPNALYGKI, encoded by the coding sequence TTGAAAATTTGGAATGAGATCCCAATTGAAGAGAATAAAGAGAAATTAATTGCAATACCAAGTTGTTTTAAATTTATTAATCCTCATCCTTACTATGATCTAGGTGCTCCTTATAATGAAAAAAAGTCCATTTGGAGATTAAGAGAAGAAGTTGTAAAGAGATTAATAAAAGTAAATGACTTTTTAAAATTAAAAAATAATAGTTTATCCCTTTTGATTTATGACAGTTGGCGTCCTATCGAAGTTCAAAAATTTATGTTTAATAGAGCTTTTATTTTGGAATGTGAAAGGCTAGATATTGATGCTTCTGAAAAAGATATGGAACGATATCCCATAGTTAAAAAAAATGTTGAGAAATTTTGGGCATATCCTTCGTTCGATGAAAGATGTCCACCACCACATTCAACTGGAGGTGCTTTAGATATCACTTTGGCCGATATGTATGGAAATATTATATATATGGGAAGTAATATTGATCAGATGGATGATAAATCAAAACCAGATTTTTATAATAACATTGACAATGAAGATGCAATTATCTGGAATGATAGAAGAAAGTTACTAAAAGAAATTATGATTAAATTTGAATTTGCGCAGCATCCAAATGAGTGGTGGCATTTTAGTTATGGAGATCAACTATGGGCTTGGAAGAATAGAAAGCCTAATGCTTTGTATGGGAAAATATGA
- a CDS encoding M15 family metallopeptidase has product MKKKNPINEDIEIQVAERIILNENNFKFKKYNLFIAFFLIFLLPFIGLEIISNFKLNLNGVNKAKKFLNNDLSILGHLPYKEISKEKLVSIEPNIQVHIDMSEALLKMREDAIKDGIYLVFLSGYRSINLQKEIFYSLKSMRNQIAAERAKVSAPPGYSEHSTGFAIDIGDADKRETDFEVQFENTDAFRWLKKNAAKYHFKLSFTQNNKNVDYEPWHWRYEGSIEALKVFEASNRNLKKLQN; this is encoded by the coding sequence TTGAAAAAAAAGAATCCTATAAATGAAGATATTGAGATACAAGTTGCTGAAAGAATAATCTTAAATGAAAATAATTTTAAATTCAAGAAATATAATTTATTCATAGCTTTTTTTCTAATATTTTTATTACCTTTTATTGGCTTGGAAATTATTAGTAATTTTAAATTAAATCTGAATGGAGTTAATAAAGCCAAAAAATTTTTAAATAATGATCTTAGTATTTTGGGCCATTTACCCTACAAGGAAATTTCAAAAGAAAAATTGGTTTCTATTGAACCTAATATTCAAGTTCATATCGACATGAGTGAAGCTCTTCTTAAAATGAGGGAGGATGCTATAAAAGATGGAATATATTTGGTATTCCTAAGTGGTTATAGATCAATAAATTTGCAAAAAGAAATTTTTTATTCATTAAAATCTATGAGAAATCAGATTGCTGCTGAGAGGGCTAAGGTCTCAGCACCTCCTGGATATTCTGAGCACAGTACTGGCTTTGCTATTGATATTGGAGATGCTGATAAAAGAGAAACAGACTTTGAAGTTCAATTTGAGAACACGGATGCTTTTAGATGGCTTAAAAAAAATGCAGCTAAGTACCACTTCAAATTATCTTTTACACAAAATAATAAAAATGTTGATTATGAGCCTTGGCACTGGAGATATGAGGGGTCAATTGAAGCACTTAAAGTTTTTGAAGCATCAAATAGGAATTTGAAAAAGCTACAAAATTGA